One Coraliomargarita parva DNA segment encodes these proteins:
- a CDS encoding TonB-dependent siderophore receptor, with the protein MNNHALTFIFGRPALFRAGLGLLAASCLHGLSAEVADESQPVDSLSETTLVGAEAEEAAASTYKLEGTSRSATRLGLAPEETPQSISVLTGQQLEDFGLTDLNDALLYAPGVNVESVETDRTYYTARGFDITNFQIDGLGLPLAYGNIVGSLDTAIYERVEVLRGANGLTAGTGNPSATINLIRKRPESELSGSFSLSYGSWDQMRAQADISVPITEDGRVRSRLVAVKEEGDSYLDLYAEDNLILYGIVEVDLTDRTLLSFGHSYEDSSVDSPLWGALPLIYTDGSKTDYDVSTTTSAEWAYWDNTIHTTFLQLDQQLGENWSAKAELSYMDVESDSALFYMYGTPDPSTGLGLYAYPSFYTFENEQFLANLALNGTVELFERDHDLVAGFSYAKSDIWARSDYGMGIGTPIPVPLEDWGGDYAEPAFTAAVNGAEWEEKEYGYYAAARLNPMDRLKLILGARLVTFERDGQSYGVSQSAEYENELIPYAGVLFDLTESFTAYASYTEIFTPQSELDINYKLLDPIEGNSYELGLKSTFLEGDGYAALSVFHTEQENVAEAAGMNGTDTYYEAVPGLTSEGLEFELVGRFFDALTLSGSYSYVRIEDDAGDRTNLYTPKQLVRVAATYEVPNTKLTLGAGARWQSQTSTEVGGFQVTQEDYIVFDLLAKYRITENLTASVNLYNLTDEKYYSSLYWTQAFYGAPRSLVVGLDWSF; encoded by the coding sequence ATGAACAACCACGCACTTACATTTATCTTTGGTCGACCGGCCCTATTCCGGGCGGGTCTCGGGCTCTTGGCTGCCTCTTGCCTGCACGGTCTCAGTGCAGAGGTCGCGGACGAATCACAGCCTGTCGATAGCTTGAGCGAGACCACATTGGTCGGTGCTGAAGCGGAGGAGGCAGCTGCCAGTACCTACAAGCTGGAGGGGACCAGTCGCAGTGCCACACGACTTGGTTTGGCGCCGGAGGAAACCCCGCAGTCGATTTCGGTGCTCACCGGCCAGCAGTTGGAGGACTTTGGTCTGACGGACCTGAACGATGCGCTCCTTTATGCGCCGGGGGTGAATGTGGAATCGGTCGAGACCGACCGGACCTATTACACCGCGCGGGGCTTTGATATCACGAACTTCCAGATTGACGGGCTTGGGTTGCCGCTGGCCTATGGCAACATCGTTGGTAGTCTCGACACCGCGATCTACGAGCGGGTCGAAGTCTTGCGCGGGGCCAACGGCTTGACGGCCGGTACGGGCAACCCTTCCGCGACAATCAATTTGATTCGCAAACGTCCGGAGTCTGAATTGTCCGGCTCCTTCAGCCTCAGTTACGGATCATGGGACCAAATGCGCGCGCAGGCGGATATCAGTGTGCCGATTACGGAAGATGGCCGTGTGCGCAGTCGTCTGGTCGCGGTCAAGGAGGAGGGGGATTCCTATCTCGATCTCTATGCAGAGGACAATCTGATCCTATACGGCATTGTTGAAGTCGACCTGACCGATCGGACCCTGCTGAGCTTCGGGCATAGTTATGAGGATAGCAGTGTGGACAGCCCGCTATGGGGTGCCTTGCCCCTGATCTACACGGATGGCAGCAAGACGGATTATGATGTTTCCACCACGACTTCGGCGGAATGGGCGTATTGGGACAATACCATCCACACGACCTTCCTGCAGTTGGACCAGCAGTTGGGTGAGAACTGGTCGGCCAAGGCGGAACTGTCCTATATGGATGTGGAGTCCGATTCGGCTCTCTTTTACATGTACGGTACGCCGGACCCAAGTACGGGCTTGGGCCTTTATGCATATCCGAGTTTCTATACCTTCGAGAACGAGCAGTTCCTCGCCAACCTGGCGCTCAACGGCACCGTCGAGCTGTTCGAGCGTGATCACGATCTGGTGGCCGGATTCAGCTATGCCAAGTCCGACATCTGGGCGCGTTCCGACTACGGCATGGGCATCGGCACTCCCATCCCGGTTCCGTTGGAAGATTGGGGAGGGGATTACGCCGAGCCTGCCTTCACGGCTGCGGTGAACGGAGCCGAATGGGAGGAGAAAGAGTATGGCTACTATGCCGCCGCCCGGCTCAATCCGATGGATCGCCTGAAGCTGATCCTGGGGGCCCGGCTGGTCACCTTCGAGCGTGACGGCCAGTCCTACGGGGTGTCGCAGAGTGCTGAATACGAGAACGAGCTCATTCCCTATGCGGGTGTCCTCTTTGATCTGACAGAGTCCTTCACTGCCTATGCCAGTTACACGGAGATCTTTACCCCGCAGTCGGAGTTGGATATCAACTACAAGCTGCTCGATCCGATCGAGGGGAACAGTTATGAACTGGGCCTGAAGTCGACCTTTCTCGAAGGCGACGGCTATGCGGCCTTGTCCGTTTTCCACACAGAGCAGGAAAACGTGGCGGAGGCTGCGGGTATGAACGGAACGGATACCTACTACGAGGCGGTTCCCGGATTGACCAGCGAAGGCCTGGAGTTCGAGCTGGTCGGCCGCTTTTTCGATGCGCTTACCCTCAGCGGGAGCTACAGTTATGTGCGGATCGAGGATGATGCCGGCGACCGTACCAATCTCTATACGCCGAAGCAACTGGTCCGTGTTGCGGCAACGTATGAGGTGCCAAATACGAAGTTGACCCTGGGCGCCGGTGCACGCTGGCAAAGTCAAACCTCCACGGAGGTAGGTGGATTCCAGGTGACGCAGGAGGACTACATCGTGTTCGACCTCTTGGCCAAATACCGGATCACCGAAAACCTGACTGCGTCGGTGAACCTGTATAACCTCACCGACGAGAAATACTACAGCAGTCTTTACTGGACGCAGGCCTTCTATGGAGCCCCGCGCAGCCTGGTCGTGGGCTTGGACTGGTCCTTTTAA
- a CDS encoding cytochrome ubiquinol oxidase subunit I — protein sequence MDAFVLSRLQFAANITFHILFPTITISLGWLLLFFKLRYQKTKDGKWMELYFFFTKVFALSFSLGVVSGVTMSFQFGTNWPGYMNTVGNIAGPLLAYEVLTAFFLEATFLGIMLFAFRKVPSWFHTLATFLVAGGTTLSAFWILALNSWMHTPAGYEMIDGVAHATNWWQVVWNPSMPYRFTHTILGSGVTVAFLCAGLLAFRYFKGDRRPAVITGLKVTLLAAAVLGPLQAIIGDQHGLNTREYQPQKLAAMEALWETSGDVPLVLFALPDEEARENHFEIAVPNLGSLIITHSLDGEVQGLNDFEKHPPVSPVFWSFRIMVGLGTLMIAVAFVGAFFVIKKRGYPGWYVMILIAMTFSGWVATIAGWYVTEIGRQPWLVQGILLANDAVANLPPSHVGLTLTAYCATYVFLMFAYLGSLFYLSKIEMNTPPNEPRPQEPIEDDWNKVEGVEESPAS from the coding sequence ATGGATGCCTTCGTACTTTCCAGGCTGCAGTTTGCAGCCAATATCACCTTCCACATCCTCTTCCCGACGATCACGATTTCGCTGGGCTGGTTGCTGCTGTTCTTCAAGCTGCGCTACCAGAAGACAAAAGACGGGAAATGGATGGAGCTCTATTTCTTCTTCACGAAGGTCTTCGCCCTGAGTTTCAGCCTCGGGGTGGTGAGCGGGGTGACCATGTCCTTCCAATTCGGAACCAATTGGCCGGGCTACATGAACACAGTGGGCAACATCGCGGGTCCGCTGCTCGCCTATGAGGTGCTGACCGCCTTCTTCCTCGAAGCCACCTTCCTCGGAATCATGCTCTTTGCCTTCCGCAAAGTACCCTCCTGGTTTCACACCCTGGCCACCTTCCTGGTGGCGGGGGGGACGACCCTTTCGGCTTTTTGGATTCTGGCGCTGAACAGCTGGATGCATACGCCCGCCGGATATGAAATGATCGACGGCGTGGCCCACGCGACCAACTGGTGGCAGGTAGTCTGGAATCCGTCGATGCCCTACCGGTTCACCCATACGATTCTCGGCTCGGGCGTGACGGTCGCCTTTCTCTGTGCCGGCTTGCTGGCCTTCCGCTATTTTAAAGGCGACCGGCGACCGGCCGTGATTACCGGCCTAAAGGTCACACTCCTCGCCGCCGCCGTACTCGGGCCGCTGCAGGCGATCATCGGCGACCAACACGGCCTCAATACCCGCGAATACCAGCCTCAAAAGTTGGCCGCAATGGAAGCCCTCTGGGAAACCAGTGGCGATGTGCCCCTCGTATTATTCGCACTTCCAGACGAAGAAGCCCGCGAAAACCACTTTGAGATCGCCGTGCCGAATCTCGGCAGCCTGATCATCACGCACAGCCTCGACGGCGAAGTCCAAGGGCTGAACGACTTTGAGAAACACCCGCCGGTTTCGCCGGTTTTCTGGAGTTTCCGCATCATGGTCGGACTCGGCACCCTGATGATCGCCGTCGCCTTCGTCGGCGCCTTTTTCGTAATCAAGAAGCGCGGGTACCCCGGCTGGTACGTCATGATACTCATCGCCATGACCTTTTCCGGATGGGTGGCCACCATTGCCGGCTGGTATGTCACGGAGATCGGGCGCCAACCCTGGCTGGTGCAAGGCATCCTTCTGGCGAACGACGCAGTCGCCAACCTGCCGCCTTCACATGTCGGACTCACACTGACCGCATACTGCGCGACTTATGTATTCCTCATGTTCGCCTACCTCGGCTCACTTTTCTACCTCTCCAAAATCGAGATGAATACACCACCGAATGAGCCGCGTCCGCAGGAACCAATCGAAGATGACTGGAACAAAGTCGAAGGGGTCGAGGAGTCCCCGGCATCATGA
- a CDS encoding cytochrome d ubiquinol oxidase subunit II, whose protein sequence is MSGEIFSNGDWLPFVFAFLIGLSMLLYAVLDGYDLGVGLLSRFVERDEREKMIASIGPFWDANETWLVLGVGLLLVAFPAAHGVILTHLYLPAALMIISLVYRGVSFDFRKKVAPEKQGFWNKSFFLGSLMMALSQGYMLGRYMIGFQEGVSSQLFAMSFGVLVVAGYVLMGACWLIMKCENALQKKAIRWARYAIWVMVLGAILSSLSAPFVDTRIYDRMFAFPEITLLIVMPLISVVLTLLMHFILGILPLEKDRLAWMPFAIAICIFVLGFIGLVYSFYPYIIPGHLKIVDASAAPESLMVMLIGTGIVLPFLLLYTALAYWIFRGKASHLSYD, encoded by the coding sequence ATGAGTGGGGAAATTTTCAGCAACGGGGACTGGCTCCCCTTCGTTTTCGCCTTTCTCATCGGGCTCTCGATGCTGCTCTATGCGGTGCTTGACGGCTACGATCTGGGAGTCGGCTTACTCTCTCGCTTTGTAGAGAGGGATGAGCGCGAAAAGATGATCGCCTCCATCGGGCCCTTCTGGGATGCGAACGAAACCTGGCTGGTGCTGGGGGTCGGGCTCCTTCTGGTGGCCTTTCCCGCCGCCCACGGCGTGATCCTGACTCACCTCTATCTGCCGGCCGCCCTCATGATCATCAGTCTGGTCTATCGCGGGGTCTCCTTCGACTTCCGCAAAAAAGTGGCCCCCGAGAAACAAGGCTTTTGGAACAAGAGTTTCTTTCTCGGCTCGCTCATGATGGCCCTGAGCCAAGGCTACATGCTCGGACGCTACATGATCGGATTCCAGGAAGGCGTGAGCAGCCAACTCTTTGCCATGTCCTTCGGGGTGCTGGTCGTTGCCGGCTACGTGCTGATGGGCGCCTGCTGGCTGATCATGAAGTGCGAGAACGCACTCCAGAAGAAAGCGATCCGCTGGGCCCGGTACGCCATCTGGGTGATGGTACTGGGAGCGATCCTCAGTAGCCTGAGCGCACCCTTCGTCGATACGCGGATCTACGACCGCATGTTCGCCTTCCCGGAAATCACGCTGTTAATCGTCATGCCGCTGATTTCCGTGGTGCTCACACTGCTCATGCACTTCATCCTGGGCATTCTGCCGCTGGAAAAAGACCGTCTGGCCTGGATGCCATTCGCGATTGCGATCTGTATCTTCGTGCTCGGCTTTATCGGTCTGGTTTACAGCTTCTATCCCTACATCATCCCGGGGCACCTGAAGATCGTCGACGCCTCCGCGGCCCCGGAATCCTTGATGGTGATGCTCATCGGAACCGGCATCGTCCTGCCGTTCCTGCTCCTCTACACCGCACTGGCCTATTGGATTTTCAGGGGAAAAGCCTCACATCTGAGCTACGACTAA
- a CDS encoding DUF5069 domain-containing protein — protein sequence MSDPDLGPTGEICFDLPSPYEPHPCGLLHLPRFIAKCRKHLAGELPKSYQKNFCRGFDRFLCMHLGIEPQQVVEAVKQAGEDEIELDRLLGEFFPEDLGIVEWNREVTHKGQTEAGREFLAESLTNMGHPEMIGKVDSVMDMIDFDEGRIPGFSDERRKAWEVSCGSSA from the coding sequence ATGAGTGATCCCGATCTCGGACCCACCGGCGAAATCTGTTTTGACCTGCCGTCTCCCTACGAGCCGCATCCCTGCGGCTTGCTCCATTTGCCGCGCTTCATTGCCAAGTGCCGCAAGCATCTGGCCGGCGAACTGCCCAAATCCTACCAGAAGAACTTCTGCCGCGGGTTCGACCGCTTCCTTTGCATGCACCTCGGCATTGAGCCGCAGCAAGTCGTGGAGGCAGTGAAGCAGGCGGGCGAGGATGAGATCGAGCTGGACCGCCTCCTCGGTGAATTTTTCCCGGAAGATCTTGGAATCGTGGAGTGGAATCGCGAAGTGACCCACAAGGGACAGACCGAGGCCGGACGTGAATTCCTGGCCGAGTCCCTGACCAATATGGGGCACCCCGAAATGATCGGCAAAGTCGACTCGGTGATGGACATGATCGATTTCGATGAAGGACGCATCCCCGGGTTTTCCGACGAAAGGCGGAAGGCATGGGAAGTCAGCTGCGGAAGCAGCGCTTAA
- a CDS encoding polyprenyl synthetase family protein, translated as MPTHSQSEADKVAAAGFAEVYEPVKPYLDDLDLFLQSQVHDLEPEIQDHVRYVFGHSGKRLRPMLVAYSGWAGPSANLEGELVRLGAVIELVHLATLVHDDILDEADTRHRQETAAKKYGPAAAVLIGDVLFSHALKLAAEFDTNEVCRSVAQATARVCAGEIAQTYQRGDVNYDRDFYYRVIQLKTAELFEVSCRLGAQVAGYSKEFSQAAGIFGRHLGIAYQIFDDLVDLYAEESMIGKTLGTDLDKGKFTLPLLILLEKLPAEERESLLARFKAGDKSVADDFTKRLHDFPIFEEVVLTFEGQLVAATEAVKPFESLAPVGAMQKIAGLVRAQLGRIQ; from the coding sequence ATGCCTACCCATTCCCAGTCCGAGGCCGACAAGGTCGCCGCCGCCGGTTTTGCCGAAGTCTATGAGCCGGTGAAGCCCTATCTGGACGATCTGGATCTCTTCCTTCAATCGCAGGTGCACGATCTGGAACCGGAGATCCAGGACCATGTGCGTTATGTCTTCGGTCACAGCGGCAAACGCCTGCGTCCCATGCTGGTGGCTTACAGTGGTTGGGCAGGGCCTTCCGCCAATTTGGAAGGCGAACTGGTCCGGCTCGGCGCTGTGATCGAATTGGTGCACCTGGCCACCTTGGTGCATGATGACATTCTCGACGAGGCGGACACACGCCACCGTCAGGAGACCGCAGCCAAGAAATATGGTCCGGCTGCCGCCGTGCTGATCGGCGATGTGCTTTTCTCGCATGCGCTCAAGCTCGCCGCGGAGTTTGATACCAACGAGGTCTGCCGTTCCGTGGCGCAGGCGACGGCCAGGGTCTGCGCGGGCGAGATCGCCCAGACCTACCAGCGGGGCGATGTGAACTACGACCGTGATTTCTACTACCGGGTGATCCAGCTCAAGACGGCGGAACTCTTCGAGGTGTCCTGCCGGCTCGGTGCCCAGGTGGCCGGGTACAGCAAGGAATTCAGTCAAGCTGCCGGTATTTTCGGACGTCACCTCGGGATCGCTTACCAGATCTTCGACGACCTCGTAGACCTCTATGCCGAGGAATCCATGATCGGCAAGACGCTCGGCACCGATCTCGACAAGGGGAAGTTCACCCTGCCGTTGCTCATTTTGCTGGAGAAATTGCCGGCGGAGGAACGTGAAAGCCTGCTGGCCCGGTTCAAGGCGGGCGACAAGTCCGTGGCGGACGACTTTACGAAGCGCCTGCATGACTTCCCGATCTTCGAGGAAGTGGTGCTAACCTTCGAGGGGCAACTCGTGGCTGCGACCGAAGCGGTGAAGCCTTTCGAAAGCTTGGCCCCGGTTGGCGCCATGCAGAAGATTGCCGGTTTGGTGCGGGCTCAGCTGGGCCGGATCCAGTAG
- a CDS encoding PIN domain-containing protein: MRFVDTNILLYRISTDPTEAKKQAVSTALLAADDLGLSVQVFQEFYVQAMRPSRPDALLHEEAVALIRSWKRYPVQATNIELVEAALAAKDRWQLSYWDAAIIEAARMLGCEQLLSEDLNHGQDFDGILVVNPFID, translated from the coding sequence ATGCGCTTCGTTGATACAAATATTCTGCTCTATCGGATTAGCACCGACCCTACAGAAGCGAAAAAGCAAGCGGTATCGACGGCATTGCTTGCCGCGGATGATCTGGGTCTATCGGTTCAGGTCTTTCAGGAGTTTTATGTTCAGGCGATGCGCCCCTCGCGTCCGGATGCATTATTACACGAGGAAGCTGTGGCCTTGATCCGGAGTTGGAAACGATATCCGGTTCAAGCCACCAACATCGAGCTGGTGGAAGCCGCGCTTGCCGCAAAGGACCGCTGGCAGCTTTCGTATTGGGACGCCGCCATTATCGAAGCGGCGCGTATGCTGGGCTGCGAGCAGCTGTTGTCCGAGGATTTGAATCATGGGCAAGATTTCGATGGGATCCTTGTCGTGAATCCTTTCATCGATTAA
- a CDS encoding DUF6364 family protein yields the protein MKNITVSVKDEVYHKARIYAAEQGTSVSAVVRDLLETVAAKETETERLQRLERETLGRIAARRGQFSASNRLTRDEVHDRNALR from the coding sequence ATGAAAAACATCACAGTTTCTGTGAAGGATGAGGTCTATCACAAGGCGCGGATCTACGCGGCCGAACAAGGGACTTCCGTTTCTGCGGTGGTGCGTGATCTGTTGGAGACCGTGGCGGCTAAAGAGACCGAGACCGAGCGACTCCAGCGTTTAGAGCGGGAAACCTTGGGGCGGATAGCTGCCCGGCGTGGACAGTTTTCGGCCTCGAATCGATTGACACGTGACGAAGTCCATGACCGCAATGCGCTTCGTTGA
- a CDS encoding alpha/beta fold hydrolase → MALNLHSLRFENPGAPVLVILHGLLGASRNWTTIGRALKEGYDVHAVDLRNHGSSPQAESMRWSEMMDDLERYLDANDIESCVLMGHSLGGKVVMRFACEYPDRVTKLIIVDIAAKPYPPYHDNEFRAMKRIPVGELSNRKEAEELLEPMVPEWAMRQFLLTNLVRDEATGAFRWQANVEALHASLPHIRQNSLLATDRYNGPVLLIRGANSDFIDDSDADEMLHWFPHLQEEIVPSAGHNVHVENRAGFLEVLSEWLREK, encoded by the coding sequence ATGGCTTTAAATTTACATTCCCTCCGCTTTGAAAATCCCGGTGCGCCGGTCTTGGTGATCCTCCACGGTTTGCTGGGGGCCTCCCGAAATTGGACCACGATCGGGCGTGCCTTGAAGGAGGGCTACGATGTGCATGCCGTGGACCTGCGAAACCATGGCAGTTCGCCGCAGGCGGAATCCATGCGCTGGTCGGAGATGATGGATGATCTGGAGCGCTATCTGGACGCCAATGACATCGAAAGCTGTGTGCTCATGGGCCACAGCCTCGGGGGCAAGGTGGTGATGCGTTTTGCCTGCGAGTATCCGGATCGCGTGACCAAACTGATCATTGTCGATATCGCGGCGAAGCCCTATCCGCCCTACCACGATAATGAGTTCCGGGCGATGAAACGGATTCCGGTGGGCGAGTTGAGTAATCGGAAGGAAGCCGAGGAGCTGTTGGAACCGATGGTGCCGGAGTGGGCAATGCGCCAGTTTCTCCTCACCAATCTGGTGCGGGATGAGGCCACCGGTGCCTTTCGCTGGCAGGCCAATGTCGAGGCCCTGCACGCCAGCCTGCCGCATATCCGGCAGAATTCGCTGCTGGCGACCGATCGCTACAACGGGCCGGTACTGCTCATCCGTGGCGCCAACTCGGACTTTATTGACGACAGTGACGCCGATGAGATGCTGCACTGGTTCCCGCATCTCCAGGAGGAGATTGTGCCGAGCGCCGGGCACAATGTGCATGTGGAGAACCGTGCGGGCTTTCTGGAGGTTTTATCAGAGTGGTTGCGGGAAAAGTGA
- the mutS gene encoding DNA mismatch repair protein MutS codes for MAEKKLTPMMQQWHEIRAKLSDDTLLMFRLGDFYEIFLQDAEWGAKLLGITLTHRHGMPMAGIPYHAADTYMQKLLDQGVKIAICDQMETPKPGKLVKRELTRIITPGTRLADTQIDANRNHYLLALELDKKGLNAAWLDLTTGEFVLAREARPENLFAAFEGIDPREIIVPEAAATEWSKKTHEHGFNELYQHICAGRAVTSIPDYHFDLSSGAQSVMDALGVLNLEGFGLDRKHPALGAAGALVHYATETLCAKPENLRRLKEYSSEKTLLLDPATLRNLEIFKSAANTRQGSLIAAMDETVTAAGARLLERWLCAPELDVEEIQRRQNCVGEFVTAPGLSTELQTLLKGIRDIERILGRLQNRMRNPRELGGVRDTLNALPAIAATLLEFPDTPVAAIAERIYDFGPLCDTLDRGLADELPGKIDDGGTIRDGFDEELDHFRSLTRDSQKWLSEFELAEQERTGIKNLRIRYNGAFGYFIEVTKSNLALVPEDYIRKQTMKNAERFTTEVLKEREREILHAEENAIGREETLFNRLISEILEYADNLKITAEALAEIDVFIGWAVLAREWDYCKPELDHSDQLLIDQGRHPVVEQMMRNERLGLAGTHAFVPNDCRLSSSGKGEAAPQIALITGPNMAGKSTYIRQVALIVLMAQSGAWVPARSCRLGLVDRIFSRVGASDELARGNSTFMVEMNETANILNNATPRSLVILDEIGRGTSTYDGLSIAWAVIEHLHPKDASGARTLFATHYHELTQLAKTLNRLENYSVAVKEWNDEIIFVRQVIKGAADRSYGIQVARLAGLPSTVIDRAKTILERLEADDSSHNLLRKRMKKEKSGDDTRDEDEQLALF; via the coding sequence ATGGCCGAAAAGAAACTCACCCCCATGATGCAGCAATGGCACGAAATCCGTGCCAAACTCTCGGACGACACGCTGCTCATGTTCCGGCTGGGGGATTTCTACGAGATTTTCCTGCAGGATGCGGAATGGGGGGCCAAACTTCTCGGCATCACCCTGACCCACCGTCACGGCATGCCGATGGCCGGCATCCCCTACCACGCAGCCGACACCTACATGCAAAAGCTGCTGGACCAGGGGGTAAAGATCGCCATCTGCGACCAGATGGAAACACCCAAGCCGGGCAAGCTGGTGAAGCGCGAACTCACACGTATCATCACCCCCGGCACCCGTCTGGCCGACACCCAGATTGACGCCAACCGCAACCATTACCTGCTGGCTCTGGAGCTCGATAAGAAAGGCCTCAACGCCGCTTGGCTCGACCTGACCACCGGCGAATTCGTCCTCGCCCGGGAAGCGCGTCCGGAAAACCTCTTTGCCGCTTTCGAGGGCATCGACCCGCGCGAAATCATCGTACCGGAAGCCGCCGCCACAGAGTGGAGCAAGAAGACCCATGAGCACGGCTTTAACGAGCTCTACCAACACATCTGTGCCGGACGGGCAGTCACCTCGATCCCGGACTACCATTTCGACCTGAGCTCCGGAGCCCAAAGCGTGATGGACGCACTCGGGGTGCTGAACCTCGAGGGCTTCGGTCTCGACCGCAAGCACCCCGCCCTCGGCGCAGCCGGTGCACTGGTCCACTACGCCACCGAGACACTCTGCGCGAAACCGGAAAACCTGCGCCGTCTCAAGGAATATAGCTCGGAAAAGACCCTCCTGCTCGACCCCGCCACCCTGCGCAACTTGGAAATTTTCAAATCCGCGGCCAACACTCGGCAGGGATCGCTGATCGCGGCGATGGACGAAACCGTCACCGCCGCCGGTGCCCGCCTGCTGGAGCGCTGGCTCTGTGCCCCCGAGCTGGACGTCGAAGAAATCCAGCGCCGGCAGAACTGCGTCGGCGAGTTTGTCACCGCCCCGGGACTTTCCACCGAACTACAGACGCTCCTCAAAGGAATCCGGGACATTGAACGCATCCTCGGTCGTCTGCAGAACCGCATGCGCAACCCGCGCGAGCTTGGCGGGGTGCGCGACACGCTGAATGCGCTGCCCGCCATCGCGGCCACCCTGTTGGAGTTTCCCGACACCCCCGTCGCCGCCATCGCCGAGCGCATCTACGACTTCGGGCCGCTCTGCGATACCCTCGACCGCGGTTTGGCCGACGAGTTGCCGGGCAAGATCGACGATGGTGGCACCATCCGCGACGGATTTGACGAAGAGCTGGACCACTTTCGCAGCCTGACCCGCGACAGCCAGAAATGGCTCAGCGAGTTCGAACTGGCCGAGCAGGAACGCACCGGCATCAAGAACCTGCGCATCCGATACAATGGAGCGTTTGGATACTTCATCGAAGTGACCAAGAGCAATCTGGCACTAGTCCCGGAGGACTATATCCGAAAACAAACGATGAAGAACGCTGAACGCTTTACCACAGAAGTGCTTAAGGAACGCGAACGCGAGATCCTGCACGCGGAGGAAAACGCGATCGGCCGCGAAGAGACCCTCTTCAACCGTTTGATTTCCGAGATCCTCGAATACGCCGATAATTTGAAGATCACGGCCGAGGCTTTGGCCGAAATCGACGTCTTCATCGGCTGGGCCGTGCTCGCCCGCGAATGGGACTATTGCAAGCCCGAGCTCGACCATTCCGACCAGCTGCTGATCGATCAGGGCCGTCACCCGGTCGTCGAGCAAATGATGCGGAACGAACGGCTCGGCCTCGCCGGCACCCACGCCTTTGTGCCCAACGACTGTCGGCTCTCCAGTTCCGGCAAGGGTGAAGCCGCCCCGCAGATCGCACTCATCACCGGTCCCAACATGGCGGGTAAGTCGACTTATATCCGGCAGGTCGCACTCATCGTCCTAATGGCCCAGTCCGGTGCCTGGGTACCCGCGCGCAGCTGCCGGCTCGGGTTGGTGGACCGTATTTTCTCGCGCGTCGGCGCGTCCGACGAGCTCGCCCGCGGCAATTCGACCTTCATGGTCGAGATGAACGAGACCGCCAACATCCTCAACAACGCCACCCCTCGCAGCCTTGTCATCCTCGATGAAATCGGCCGCGGCACCAGCACCTATGACGGGCTCTCCATCGCTTGGGCCGTGATCGAGCACCTGCACCCGAAGGACGCTTCCGGCGCCCGCACCCTCTTCGCCACCCACTACCACGAGCTCACCCAACTGGCCAAGACACTCAACCGCCTCGAAAACTACTCTGTCGCGGTCAAGGAGTGGAACGACGAGATCATCTTTGTCCGCCAAGTGATCAAGGGCGCCGCCGACCGCTCCTACGGGATCCAGGTCGCCCGCCTCGCCGGCCTGCCGAGCACCGTCATCGACCGCGCCAAGACCATCCTCGAACGCCTTGAAGCCGACGACTCTTCCCACAATCTCCTGCGCAAGCGCATGAAAAAGGAAAAGTCCGGTGATGACACCCGCGATGAGGACGAACAGCTGGCACTTTTCTAG